A region of Microbacterium suwonense DNA encodes the following proteins:
- a CDS encoding flavin-containing monooxygenase gives MRFSQSVVVARVLPQPEIYEYLRRTAKDEGLLPHVVFHAEILDARWDGELERWVVTTTAGTWRARVFVAATGHLADPKAPQITGIDQFAGDLFHSAAWDHEATLHGKRIGVIGTGASGIQVIPQMAAIAKSVTVFQRSAPYIIPREERAYADHEREAFRKFPGLMEEVRRDLFWTNEETTPRAGWFRRRSRRRERSRSTSLPRRSKTKSCGRSSPPTTIRAASAS, from the coding sequence ATGAGATTCTCTCAATCCGTCGTGGTCGCGCGTGTTCTCCCCCAACCGGAGATCTACGAGTATCTGCGCCGCACCGCGAAGGACGAGGGGCTTCTGCCGCACGTGGTCTTCCACGCCGAGATCCTCGACGCACGCTGGGACGGCGAGCTCGAGCGCTGGGTGGTGACGACCACCGCCGGCACCTGGCGAGCACGCGTCTTCGTCGCCGCGACCGGACATCTCGCCGATCCGAAGGCCCCGCAGATCACGGGCATCGATCAGTTCGCGGGAGACCTGTTCCACTCGGCGGCGTGGGACCACGAGGCCACGCTCCACGGGAAGCGGATCGGAGTCATCGGCACGGGGGCATCCGGAATCCAGGTCATTCCGCAGATGGCGGCGATCGCGAAGTCTGTAACGGTCTTCCAGCGATCCGCGCCCTACATCATCCCTCGCGAAGAGCGTGCGTACGCCGATCATGAACGCGAAGCCTTCCGGAAGTTCCCCGGGCTGATGGAGGAGGTCAGACGAGACCTGTTCTGGACGAACGAGGAAACTACGCCGCGCGCCGGATGGTTCCGCAGGCGATCGAGAAGGCGCGAGCGCAGTCGCTCGACTTCCTTGCCGCGGAGATCCAAGACGAAGAGCTGCGGGCGAAGCTCACCCCCGACTACGATCCGGGCTGCAAGCGCATCCTGA
- a CDS encoding LysR substrate-binding domain-containing protein, which translates to MTPINALVPDLLDRYGVSSIPLYRSSNVETVRALVARGLGYSVMAIPPLDPGAGGDPTVAIPISSDYPRGHMVLATRDAAHVTARTRAIVEQCRRIFADWL; encoded by the coding sequence ATGACGCCGATCAACGCGCTCGTGCCGGACCTCCTGGACAGGTACGGCGTGTCGTCCATCCCGCTGTACCGGTCGAGCAACGTCGAGACCGTCCGCGCCCTCGTGGCCCGCGGCCTGGGATACTCCGTCATGGCGATCCCTCCGCTCGATCCGGGGGCAGGCGGCGACCCGACGGTCGCCATCCCTATCAGCAGCGACTATCCCCGCGGTCACATGGTTCTGGCCACTCGGGATGCCGCGCACGTGACGGCGCGCACGCGGGCCATCGTCGAGCAGTGTCGGCGGATCTTCGCAGATTGGCTGTGA